One part of the Ziziphus jujuba cultivar Dongzao chromosome 2, ASM3175591v1 genome encodes these proteins:
- the LOC107409131 gene encoding oleosin G-like: protein MFCFLSVYFPISLSLPELEVVSTMADRHPSSAQTHRNPSRPNQEASTFLRRLHERAPNSTQLVGILTFIISGSILLLLTGLTVTATVLGLILFMPLILISSPIWVPIGTVLFLVTAGLLTMCGFGVAVAAVLSWTYRYFKGMNPPGSGRVDYARSRIYDTASHVKDYAKEYGGYLQSKVKDAAPGA from the coding sequence ATGTTCTGTTTTCTCTCTGTTTATTttcccatctctctctctctgcctgAGCTTGAGGTCGTCTCAACAATGGCGGATCGTCACCCCAGCTCAGCCCAAACCCACAGAAACCCATCTCGACCCAATCAAGAAGCTTCCACATTCCTACGTAGACTCCATGAACGTGCACCCAATTCCACCCAACTCGTCGGCATCTTGACCTTCATCATCTCCGGCTCGATTCTTCTCCTTCTCACTGGATTGACGGTCACGGCGACCGTTCTGGGTCTGATCCTTTTCATGCCATTGATCCTAATTTCGAGTCCGATTTGGGTTCCGATCGGCACCGTTCTCTTCCTCGTCACCGCTGGGTTGTTGACCATGTGCGGGTTCGGAGTGGCCGTCGCTGCGGTATTGTCATGGACTTACAGGTACTTCAAGGGGATGAACCCACCAGGTTCGGGTCGGGTCGATTATGCTCGGAGCCGGATATATGACACGGCTAGTCATGTGAAGGATTATGCGAAAGAGTATGGTGGGTATTTGCAGAGTAAAGTGAAGGACGCTGCTCCGGGTGCTTAG